Proteins encoded in a region of the Prunus persica cultivar Lovell chromosome G4, Prunus_persica_NCBIv2, whole genome shotgun sequence genome:
- the LOC18780675 gene encoding uncharacterized protein LOC18780675, producing MSGGLLKQLAYTLSSRCFATFSRPSTHPSPSRFFTNRKLRELSQPNSLAAKFSTSSPETPTPSAEPFASRFLSVQIRCQKHVADMLSEALLCFGASSTSIDEEDNYDGKDEICIDSIFPVGEDVNTCISRAADSISLKEIPSYEVRMGEPFDWIKKTQESFHPVEVTEGLWIVPEWRIPPDTKATNIILNPGLAFGTGEHPTTKLCLLLLHGLIKGRELFLDYGTGSGILAIAAVKFGAASSVGIDIDPQAITSARQNAALNNIGPEKMQFHLVASQNRSPLIDPCGVVEDQSSSGVEAISETDKYDVVIANILLNPLLDLADHIVSYAKPGAVIGLSGILSEQLPFIIERYSQFLEGISITEMENWACVHGTKKQNLAGS from the exons ATGTCAGGCGGTTTGCTCAAACAGCTTGCTTACACTCTCAGCTCTCGTTGCTTCGCCACCTTCTCTCGCCCTTCAACTCACCCATCGCCCTCTCGCTTCTTCACAAACCGCAAACTCAGAGAGCTCTCCCAACCCAATTCCCTAGCTGCAAAGTTttccacttcttctccggAGACTCCCACTCCCTCGGCGGAGCCATTTGCTTCGCGTTTCCTTTCTGTCCAAATTCGCTGCCAAAAACATGTTGCT GATATGCTTTCAGAGGctcttttatgctttggtGCAAGTTCTACTAGTATCGACGAAGAAGATAACTATGACGGAAAGGACGAG ATTTGCATCGATTCCATATTTCCTGTGGGCGAAGATGTAAATACATGCATTTCACGAGCTGCTGATTCCATAAGCTTAAAAGAGATACCTAGTTATGAAGTTAGGATGGGTGAGCCGTTCGACTGGATAAAGAAAACTCAG gaatcatTCCATCCTGTTGAAGTTACTGAAGGACTTTGGATTGTGCCCGAGTGGAGAATTCCCCCT GATACCaaagcaacaaatataattctaAATCCTGGATTGGCATTTGGAACTGGGGAGCATCCGACTACTAAGCTATGTCTATTGCTGCTTCATGGATTGATAAAGGGAAGAGAACTATTCTTGGACTATGGCACAGGTTCTGGAATTCTTGCAATTGCTGCAGTTAAG TTTGGTGCTGCCTCATCAGTCGGAATTGATATAGATCCTCAAGCAATTACCTCTGCACGCCAGAATGCTGCTCTGAACAACATAGGACCTGAAAAGATGCAATTTCACCTAGTAGCTAGCCAAAATCGCTCTCCCTTGATAGATCCATGTGGAGTTGTGGAAGATCAGAGCTCATCTGGAGTGGAAGCCATCTCAGAAACAGACAAGTATGACGTGGTCATTGCAAATATACTCTTAAATCCCCTATTAGATTTGGCAGATCATATTGTCTCTTATGCAAAGCCTGGGGCAGTCATTGGTCTTTCTGGCATTCTCTCTGAGCAG CTTCCATTTATCATAGAGCGATATTCACAGTTCTTGGAAGGCATATCAATTACAGAGATGGAAAATTGGGCTTGTGTCCATGgcacaaagaaacaaaaccttGCTGGCAGCTAA
- the LOC18778979 gene encoding G patch domain-containing protein 8 has translation MGKSSSSHRKKRAKISSQAGTRKSSKSKPKSRKYRSKKLRRRDDSPSHSDDGDSRSLESVSSFSSDDDSRSRRARSRTRRDLKGSKKRARRRSHIHDSSEDSPRGKKRKSAKNKNDYEARKKSRSRKKPRRNASISSRSSASFSCSTCPSGSICGDEIESKRHRGRPGKRNRDESDINKVESGTKRARYRSKSCSSHSQCSGRGGDSQSEEKVTFENKLRRLRSVITVTEEDKHGRWMDKDGHKEEMAYDDDYPSCRSNDSNDGGCKRELDNHLHVVEKRIGVESGKEEKALISNVPIEDLTDSGNIFEKHYGGQDDGINSSRDGIGIAGPVNENTKEVSGAISHLPGEDLESILRQRALENLKRFKGTTSEENKSNNDLKQPSTVKADFVQIESPKESGARAVVAKSSKEGATEMVVAKSSKEDAAEMVDTTQLLENANGPPVRDPIVSSKNLKKELDRTSGSNELQDVACPTYQVALGNSDKKVDTIAVLNKPNLASPKLRCHSAKAHSTWKQAARSQEPPHERLLVIENSVDKSTSETAQTVPQTQSTYSNGDDINDDRGCTAPEPSGENRSDKQQGEGKDGSQFEQKTMSVMRGSEMVQVSYKVYIPKKAPGLARRQLRR, from the exons ATGGgcaagtcttcttcttctcatcgAAAGAAACGCGCCAAGATTTCTTCTCag GCAGGAACAAGGAAGAGCAGTAAGAGTAAGCCTAAAAGTAGGAAATATAGATCCAAGAAGCTTCGCCGCCGTGACGATTCTCCTTCTCATTCTGATGACGGTGATTCGAGAAGTTTAGAATCTGTTTCGTCTTTTAGTTCAGATGATGATTCTAGAAGTAGACGGGCTCGGTCCCGCACTAGGAGGGATCTGAAAGGTAGCAAGAAAAGGGCTCGCAGACGCTCCCATATCCATGACAGTAGCGAGGACTCTCCCCGtggaaagaagaggaaatcgGCAAAGAATAAGAATGATTATGAGGCGAGGAAGAAATCCCGTTCGAGGAAGAAGCCTAGGAGAAATGCTAGCATTAGTTCCAGGAGTAGTGCTTCTTTTAGTTGCTCAACTTGTCCTAGTGGAAGTATTTGTGGTGATGAGATTGAATCTAAAAGGCACAGGGGCAGACCTGGAAAACGAAACAGAGATGAAAGTGATATTAACAAGGTTGAAAGTGGGACTAAGAGGGCTAGATATAGGTCAAAGAGCTGTTCTTCTCACAGTCAGTGTAGCGGGCGTGGTGGTGATAGTCAGAGTGAGGAAAAAGtgacatttgaaaacaaattgaGGAGGTTGAGATCAGTTATTACTGTCACAGAAGAAGACAAGCATGGCAGATGGATGGATAAGGATGGGCACAAAGAAGAGATGGCATATGATGATGATTACCCTTCTTGTAGAAGTAATGATAGTAATGATGGAGGGTGCAAGAGGGAGTTGGATAATCATTTACATGTTGTTGAGAAGAGAATAGGAGTGGAGAGtgggaaagaggaaaaagctCTTATTTCTAATGTTCCAATCGAAGATCTCACAGATAGTGGTAACATTTTTGAAAAGCATTATGGTGGCCAAGATGATGGAATTAACTCTAGCCGTGATGGAATAGGAATTGCTGGTCCTGTTAATGAAAATACGAAAGAGGTTTCTGGGGCAATTAGTCATCTGCCAGGTGAAGATCTGGAGTCAATTTTAAGACAAAGGGCTTTGGAAAATCTAAAAAGGTTCAAAGGAACTACTAGTGAGGAAAACAAGAGCAATAATGATTTGAAACAGCCATCCACTGTAAAGGCTGATTTTGTTCAAATAGAATCCCCAAAGGAGAGTGGTGCTAGAGCGGTTGTTGCAAAGTCCTCCAAGGAGGGTGCTACTGAAATGGTTGTTGCAAAGTCCTCCAAGGAGGATGCTGCTGAAATGGTTGATACAACCCAATTACTAGAAAATGCCAATGGGCCTCCGGTGAGAGATCCCATTGTTTCTTCCAAAAATCTTAAAAAGGAACTGGATAGGACTAGTGGTAGCAATGAATTGCAAGATGTTGCTTGCCCAACATATCAGGTGGCTCTTGGAAATTCCGATAAAAAGGTTGACACAATTGCAGTGCTTAATAAACCGAACTTGGCTTCACCAAAATTGAGGTGCCACTCAGCAAAAGCTCATTCCACGTGGAAACAAGCAGCTCGTTCGCAGGAACCTCCCCATGAAAGATTATTGGTGATTGAGAATAGTGTAGATAAGAGTACTTCTGAGACTGCCCAAACTGTGCCCCAAACCCAAAGTACCTATAGTAATGGTGATGATATCAATGACGACCGTGGTTGTACTGCTCCTGAACCTTCGGGAGAGAATAGGTCTGATAAACAGCAAGGTGAGGGTAAGGATGGCTCACAGTTTGAGCAGAAAACCATGTCTGTCATGCGAGGTAGTGAAATGGTACAG GTGAGTTACAAGGTTTACATCCCTAAGAAAGCTCCTGGTCTGGCGAGGAGGCAACTCAGGCGGTGA